The genomic stretch CGCGGAAAGATGGGAGAAGTGGAGAATCATCTTATCACCTGTCCGGAGTGCCGTCGGCAGTTCGAGCAGATGAAAAAGTTGGAAAGCATGGCAGAAGACTTTCAGTTTGAGGGAAACGCCGAGTACTGGGAAGGGAGCAAAGAGAAGATACTTGCCGGGATACCGGATGGTCCTCCGGAGGATATTGTCGACGTACGGAGCAAGAGACGCTCCGAGAGCTGGGTACGGTTCGCGGCGGTCGCGGCATCCATAGTGCTGGTGGCGTTCATTTCATACTATGAAGGATGGTACATGAAAGATAGCCCAGTTACGGCGCCCTCAAATGCGGTTGAAGAAGAAAAGGGTACGGAAAAAGACGAGATAAAGGCGACGGCTAACGGAGAGGTTGAACCGATAGTCGATGGTGATAAACTTCAAGAGTCGGCAAAACTTCCCACCAAAGAGAACAGAGGAGAAGGGAATAAATTAGAGATTAAGATTGAGGAGCCGCCGTCATCGTTGCCCCGGGCAAAGGAAATAGTGCCGGAAAGCTATGCGGAGCCCAAAGATGCAGAAATGGCTGAAATCTATAAACCGGCAGCGGAACTGGCGCCGGAGAAAGAAATAATCGCCGTTTCGCCGGAGCGAAAAGCAATGCCTGCCATCCCGGAGACTCGGGTAACTAAAGGGGAAGAGAAACCGAAAAAGGTGGCGAAAACCGACCTTGGAACCGTCCTTAAAGTGGAATCGCAGGAAATGACTTATATGGCGGTGCAGCCGGACAAGGCCGGCGCCGACACAGCCGACCTGGCGGAGTATATCTTATGGAAGAGCCGGGCGGAGTATCTTTCGGCCCGGTATGCCTCGTTCCTATCGCCGCACTATCCGGAAGCGGCCGCCAAGCAGCGGACCGAGCCGCCGGCCGATTCCCTGGGGACAGTTCTTCTTGAGATGGGGGAAGTCTTCTTCAATGTGGGAAAATTGAGTCCCGACAGGACAGAGCAAAAAGAGATGCTGGAGCGGCTTCAGATTCTTCGCGGACGAGCCGACGTCAAATCAGCCCAAAAGATTCAAGATTTTATTACTTCTCTGGAAGCGGCAATTAAGTAAAAACTTTTTTGTCCTCTTTCCGTAACTAAACATTAGAAAAATACTCGAGCCTGATAAAGGGAGGTTTGTATGACCCAACGGCTGTATCGTTCACAGATGGACCGCAAGATTGCCGGAGTTTGCGGTGGAATCGCGGAGTACTTTGATATCGACCCGACCATGGTGCGCATCGCCGCTCTGGCTTTGATATTCCTGCACGGAATCGGGATTCTGATTTATGTCATCGCCTGGATTGCGATGCCGAAAAAGCCGATTCAACTGGAAATTGAGAAGCTGAATATGACGCCGCCGCCGACGACAGAAAAACCGCCTTCAAAGCAGCGCGGCATGATTCCCGGAATCATTCTGATTTCGGTCGGCGCTCTGATTTTGATGCATAACATGTACTGGTGGTGGTTCGACTTTGAGTATCTCTTCCCGGCAATCCTGATTGTCATTGGGGTGATTATACTGGTCAGCATGGCGGGACGGAAGAATTCCAATAATGATATGCTTCCACAGGAGGGGACAAAATGACGCCGAGCCGTCTGCGGTGGGGACTCCTTTTGCTTGCCATAGGAGTAATGCTTCTACTCAATAATCTGGGGGCGCTGGATTGGTCCTATTGGGGGGAACTTATAATCTGGTGGCCGCTGATTCTGATTGCCATCGGCTTGGAAAAGGTATTCCAGAGGTCGAAATGGAGTTTTATCGCCTATCTTTCACCGCTGATTCTGATTGTCGCCATGGTGGCTGTGGCAGTCGAAACGGGGTCGGAAGGGGAAGATAAAGGCTATTTTTCTACCTATCGCTGGGAGCAGCCGACCGATGCCACCATGACTCTCCTGGATGTCACGGTTGAGCATGGCGGGGCCGATATTTTTATGAACCGGACGACGACCGACCTGATTTCGGCGCGCTTCGACCGCTTTTCCCGCAAGCCGGAAATAAAATTTGAAGAGATCAACGGTGTCGGCCGGCTCGAAATCAAGCGACGATTCGGGCGGGAAGGGGTGATTGTGATTGACGGACATCGCTACGGCCGCGACTGGACCATGTCGCTCCCCGAAAATGTCCCGATTAAAATGAAGACCCGGGGGGAGGACGCTGACGTCAGTTTGACTTTTCAGAACAATCGTCTCGAATATCTCAAAATAGACAACGATGACGGAGAAATATATCTGAAAGTGGGGTCGCAGAGCCCCAGGGTGGAACTGGAGATTTCGGGGGATGATTCCCGCTTTGATTTGCGAGTGCCGCGCGATGCCGGTCTGACCATTGACGGCGAGGAATATGCCTCTTATTTGAAGGCTATGGATTTGGCGGAAGAGGGAGGATTGTATCGTTCAGTCGGTTTTGATTCGGCGGCAGTGCAGGTGCATCTGAAACTGGGGCGGAATCTCAGCCATCTATCGATTGATTATTACTGACAAGGCAAGACTCATATTCATAGAGAGCCCGTGCCGGAAAGCCCGGGCTTTTTTATTGCGGGGCGAGGAATAGATACCGGAGGGTAAACGAGGATACGGTATGTTTCTGCCGCATGGAAACAATGGTACTGAATAAGAGGGCAGCGGTTTCCCTATTTGATTTTTGGAAGAGATTCTGTATCTTAACGACCTCTATGTCAAAACCGTACAAGTTGACCGGATTTTCCGGGAAGATAATTGCCATTGATGGCCCGGCCGGCTCCGGCAAATCTACCACAGCCAAATTGCTGGCGTCCCGATTGGGATATATCTATCTCGACACGGGTGCGATGTATCGTTCGGTGACATTATATGCCTTGCGGCGCGGAATTCCTCTTGGTGACAGCGCCGCGCTCGGCGAGGCGGCGAGAAAGATGAAGATTACATTTCGGAATGAAGAGGACCACAATCTGGTCTTTTTGAACGGGGAAGATGTAAGCACTGCGATTCGAACTCCCGAAGTGACCGCGGCGGTTTCGCAGGTTTCGGCGCACAAAGAAGTGCGGGAAGCGATGGTGCGCCAGCAGAAGGAACTTGGCAAAGACGGCAACATTGTGGCGGAAGGGAGAGATACGACGTCGGTCGTCTTCCCTGATGCCGACCTCAAAATATATCTGGAGGCGTCGATTGAAGAACGGGCGCGTCGCCGCCTGCTCGATTTTGCCCGTCTCAATATTCCCTCCTCACTGGAAGACCAGAAGGAGGAATTGGCTCGTCGCGACGCTTACGACAGCGGGCGGGAGCATTCCCCGCTTACCCGTACCGGCGATGCTGTGGTGATTGATACCTCCAATCTGACTATCGAGGAGCAGGTGGAAAAGATTATCAAACTTGCCAAAGCGCGATTTTCGGGAGTATGAGACCGTTCTATTTCTGTTGCATAATCCTCGTCCGAATGCTCGCCCGTCTGATATTCCGCATCAAGATTTACGGTTCCGATAAGGTGCCCTCAGAGGGGGCGTTTATTCTGGCCAGTAACCATATCTCCTATTATGACCCGCCGCTGGTGGGGAGTTTCGTGAAGCGGGAGGTTCATTTTTTGGCGAAGAGGGAACTCTTCCGCAATAAGCTGTTCGGGAAGCTGATATCGTCGCTCAATGCGCATCCCCTTAATCGGCAGGGGTTTGACAAAAAAGCGCTGGAGCTTGCCGAGCGGTTGTTAAGAGAAGGGAGCGGGTTGATTATTTTTCCGGAAGGGACCAGGGCTAAACAGGGGAAGTTTCTGGCGCCTCGTCCCGGGATAGGGATGATAGCGATAAACAGCGGGGCGCCGGTGGTGCCGGTCTATATTCATGGCGCAAACCGGCTCTGGCGCTGCTTTATCGGCAAAGAGAAGCTGGCGATAGTTTATGGCGCGCCGATGGATAAAGATGAAACAAGAAGATTTGAGCAGGATAAGGAGGGGTATCATAGGCTGGCCGAGGAGATAATGCGTCGTATTGATAGCCTGAAAGAAGACTTATTGAAAAGGTCAAGGAAGGCTTGACATTAGGGGCGAAATTTACGATAATAAGATTCTGGGTCGATTCATTAAATTAGCGACTCACTGACATTGAATATCCCCCTTGAGGCGGATAGCGCCCGGGGATAAATATATCGTTTAAGGAGGATTTTTTCACAATGGCAAGTGCCAAGAACCCAAGCACAAAAAAAGTGGCAGTAACAGGAGGTGAGCAAGCGCCAAAGCTGACCAAAAGGAAAGCTGGAATGGCAAAAAAGACAAAGACCAAGAAGATTAAGTTGGTCAAGAAAGTGGAGACCGATCCTAATCACCTGGTCGAGTCAGCCGAAACGGAATCACAAGAAC from Candidatus Zixiibacteriota bacterium encodes the following:
- a CDS encoding PspC domain-containing protein, whose amino-acid sequence is MTQRLYRSQMDRKIAGVCGGIAEYFDIDPTMVRIAALALIFLHGIGILIYVIAWIAMPKKPIQLEIEKLNMTPPPTTEKPPSKQRGMIPGIILISVGALILMHNMYWWWFDFEYLFPAILIVIGVIILVSMAGRKNSNNDMLPQEGTK
- a CDS encoding DUF5668 domain-containing protein encodes the protein MTPSRLRWGLLLLAIGVMLLLNNLGALDWSYWGELIIWWPLILIAIGLEKVFQRSKWSFIAYLSPLILIVAMVAVAVETGSEGEDKGYFSTYRWEQPTDATMTLLDVTVEHGGADIFMNRTTTDLISARFDRFSRKPEIKFEEINGVGRLEIKRRFGREGVIVIDGHRYGRDWTMSLPENVPIKMKTRGEDADVSLTFQNNRLEYLKIDNDDGEIYLKVGSQSPRVELEISGDDSRFDLRVPRDAGLTIDGEEYASYLKAMDLAEEGGLYRSVGFDSAAVQVHLKLGRNLSHLSIDYY
- the cmk gene encoding (d)CMP kinase, with amino-acid sequence MSKPYKLTGFSGKIIAIDGPAGSGKSTTAKLLASRLGYIYLDTGAMYRSVTLYALRRGIPLGDSAALGEAARKMKITFRNEEDHNLVFLNGEDVSTAIRTPEVTAAVSQVSAHKEVREAMVRQQKELGKDGNIVAEGRDTTSVVFPDADLKIYLEASIEERARRRLLDFARLNIPSSLEDQKEELARRDAYDSGREHSPLTRTGDAVVIDTSNLTIEEQVEKIIKLAKARFSGV
- a CDS encoding lysophospholipid acyltransferase family protein, giving the protein MRPFYFCCIILVRMLARLIFRIKIYGSDKVPSEGAFILASNHISYYDPPLVGSFVKREVHFLAKRELFRNKLFGKLISSLNAHPLNRQGFDKKALELAERLLREGSGLIIFPEGTRAKQGKFLAPRPGIGMIAINSGAPVVPVYIHGANRLWRCFIGKEKLAIVYGAPMDKDETRRFEQDKEGYHRLAEEIMRRIDSLKEDLLKRSRKA